From a region of the Methanobacterium formicicum DSM 3637 genome:
- the sucC gene encoding ADP-forming succinate--CoA ligase subunit beta: MKIHEYQAKEIFREGKIPTPQSIMAETPEEAQKAALTINKPVAIKSQVLIGGRGKAGGIKFAENPPEAYQITETLLGSDIRGETVQKVLVEEMLDIQDEFYLSVAVDRSARKPIIMASKSGGVDIEEVAHKTPEKIFKYYLDPLDEFMPYQAREIARKMGVTNDLISSVGGIIWKLYQIFKKYDANIAEINPLVLTSKGIIAADAKLDIDDDSLYRHRDLARFKTEPSDEFAYVKLDGDIAVIGNGAGLTLTGMDMLKLYGGKPATFLDIGGGASQENIARALNLVISNPQVKVVFLNVLGGITRADDVANGVISVLEETKREIPLVIRLTGTNEEEGQRILTEAGVSYETSMEAAARKAVELCNELSKN, encoded by the coding sequence TTGAAGATCCATGAGTACCAGGCCAAAGAGATTTTCCGTGAAGGGAAAATACCCACACCACAAAGTATAATGGCAGAAACTCCTGAAGAAGCTCAAAAAGCTGCTCTAACTATTAATAAGCCAGTGGCTATAAAATCCCAGGTTCTTATTGGTGGAAGAGGCAAAGCCGGTGGTATTAAATTCGCTGAAAACCCTCCTGAAGCATATCAAATCACTGAAACATTATTAGGATCTGATATTAGGGGTGAAACTGTCCAGAAAGTATTGGTTGAAGAAATGCTTGATATTCAGGATGAATTTTATCTGAGTGTGGCAGTGGACCGGTCTGCTCGCAAACCCATTATAATGGCCAGTAAATCTGGTGGGGTGGATATTGAGGAAGTAGCTCATAAAACTCCTGAAAAAATATTTAAATATTATCTGGATCCCCTGGATGAGTTCATGCCTTACCAGGCACGGGAGATAGCTCGTAAAATGGGAGTAACTAATGATCTGATATCCTCAGTTGGTGGGATCATCTGGAAACTTTACCAGATATTCAAAAAGTATGATGCCAATATAGCAGAAATCAATCCCCTGGTACTCACCAGCAAGGGAATTATAGCTGCTGATGCCAAACTGGATATTGATGATGATTCTCTGTACCGTCACCGGGACCTGGCAAGGTTTAAAACTGAACCCAGTGATGAATTTGCCTATGTGAAGCTGGATGGAGATATTGCAGTCATTGGTAACGGTGCTGGTCTCACCCTCACTGGAATGGACATGCTCAAACTCTACGGTGGAAAACCAGCCACTTTCCTGGACATTGGGGGCGGAGCATCACAGGAAAACATAGCCCGGGCACTGAACCTGGTCATATCCAACCCTCAGGTAAAGGTAGTATTTTTAAATGTTTTAGGTGGGATCACTCGTGCAGATGATGTGGCCAACGGTGTTATCAGTGTTTTAGAGGAGACTAAACGAGAAATACCTCTGGTTATCCGCCTTACTGGTACCAATGAAGAAGAGGGGCAACGTATTCTTACCGAGGCAGGAGTTAGCTATGAAACATCTATGGAAGCTGCTGCCAGGAAAGCAGTCGAGTTATGCAATGAGTTAAGTAAAAATTAA
- a CDS encoding DUF1002 domain-containing protein has translation MKKLLLVLIILIAFLGSVYGASTSGFAITYGETTYNNPSYKSTVNTYFQSHTDKNLSTFNTKVVTASQVNQIAKNITGRTYNSNQIFSCALVDLSYSQGIKIIVDSSKINTVTSKMYANALKSTGITNGYVVVTSPVSATGESALTGVLESYEVAVGTSIPEEAKKAATEELYTETQIANQTGQSTDKIAELFDQAQQEVQKQNLQDPTQIKTIVINVANSMNINLTDSQAQDIANALANSQKVQGSLTDFKNQLEAATQQASQSQGILNQIKNYLQSFADYIMSFFGG, from the coding sequence ATGAAAAAGTTGTTGTTAGTTCTAATAATATTAATAGCATTTTTAGGTTCCGTATACGGTGCAAGTACCTCTGGTTTTGCAATAACCTATGGAGAGACAACTTACAATAACCCTTCCTATAAAAGTACGGTGAACACCTACTTCCAATCCCATACTGATAAAAATTTGAGTACATTCAATACCAAGGTTGTTACTGCATCACAGGTGAATCAAATTGCCAAAAATATCACTGGACGCACTTACAACTCTAACCAGATTTTTTCCTGTGCACTGGTAGACTTGAGCTACAGTCAGGGCATCAAGATCATTGTGGACAGCAGCAAAATAAACACAGTGACCTCTAAAATGTATGCCAATGCATTAAAATCCACGGGAATTACCAACGGTTATGTGGTGGTTACATCACCAGTCAGTGCTACTGGAGAATCAGCACTTACGGGAGTGTTAGAATCTTATGAAGTCGCAGTGGGAACTTCCATACCGGAAGAAGCAAAGAAAGCAGCCACTGAAGAGCTTTACACTGAAACCCAGATTGCCAACCAAACCGGTCAAAGCACGGATAAAATAGCTGAACTGTTTGATCAGGCCCAGCAGGAAGTTCAAAAACAGAATTTACAGGACCCCACCCAGATAAAAACCATCGTTATTAACGTGGCCAACAGTATGAATATAAATTTAACTGACAGTCAGGCTCAGGACATAGCAAATGCCCTTGCTAACTCTCAAAAAGTTCAGGGCAGCCTTACTGATTTCAAAAACCAACTAGAAGCTGCCACCCAGCAAGCATCTCAATCCCAGGGCATATTGAATCAGATAAAGAATTATCTGCAGAGTTTCGCTGATTATATTATGAGCTTTTTCGGAGGATAA
- the twy1 gene encoding 4-demethylwyosine synthase TYW1 has product MPLTDQAIEALEKKGYRFVGSKRHAAAKVCHWTKKSIMDDGVCYKEKFYGIESHRCLQMSPSIAFCHHKCLFCWRDISITSTTWEEEFDDPGEIIDECIKAQRKLLVGFFGNPNANSQKIAEAQDPTNAAISLAGEPLLYPSINQLLEEYKKRKFTTFLVSNGLSPDKLGSLDPEPTQLYLSLDAPNIETYKKLCDPQIKDGWEKLNHSLDLLSSFNCRTVIRMTSVAGYNMTHPEEYARIIEKSDPDFVEIKAYMYVGSSRDRLKFENMPRSNDLKNFAQEIASLCGRKIVDESPESRVVLLA; this is encoded by the coding sequence ATGCCATTAACAGATCAGGCCATAGAAGCACTGGAAAAGAAAGGATATCGTTTTGTGGGTTCAAAAAGACATGCAGCAGCTAAAGTGTGTCACTGGACTAAAAAAAGTATCATGGACGATGGTGTTTGTTATAAAGAAAAATTCTACGGTATAGAAAGCCACCGTTGCCTGCAAATGTCACCCAGCATAGCATTCTGTCACCATAAATGTCTCTTCTGTTGGAGGGATATTTCCATAACCAGCACTACCTGGGAGGAAGAGTTCGATGATCCAGGGGAAATAATAGATGAATGTATAAAAGCTCAGCGTAAACTGCTGGTGGGCTTCTTTGGTAATCCTAATGCCAACAGTCAAAAGATAGCAGAAGCTCAGGATCCCACCAATGCCGCCATATCACTGGCTGGGGAACCATTATTATATCCTTCTATCAACCAGCTTCTGGAGGAATATAAAAAGAGGAAATTCACCACCTTCCTGGTGAGTAATGGTCTCAGTCCAGATAAGCTGGGAAGCCTGGATCCAGAACCAACTCAACTGTATCTGTCCCTTGATGCCCCCAACATTGAAACCTATAAGAAGCTCTGCGATCCCCAGATTAAAGATGGTTGGGAGAAATTAAATCATTCACTGGATCTTTTATCAAGTTTCAACTGTCGCACCGTGATTAGAATGACCAGTGTTGCAGGTTACAACATGACCCACCCGGAGGAGTATGCGCGGATCATCGAAAAAAGTGACCCTGATTTCGTGGAGATCAAAGCTTACATGTATGTGGGTAGCTCGCGTGACCGTTTAAAATTCGAAAACATGCCCCGATCCAATGATCTTAAGAATTTTGCCCAGGAAATTGCCAGTTTATGCGGGCGCAAAATTGTAGATGAGTCTCCTGAAAGCAGAGTGGTACTTCTAGCTTAA